CGGCACGTCGACCTCGGCCGCATGTCCAGCGCCATCTGTCCGGTGAGCTGAGCCCGACCCGCGAGGGGTTGGACGACCCCGGGCGACAGCGCCGTACCCTCCTCTGTTTCAGCCCGCGCAAGGACGCGCAGGCGCCGCACACGCTGCCCGCGTGTGCCCGCATGCGCGCGCAAGCGCGGGTCAGAGCCGATTCCCACGCCTTTCCCGAAGGACATACACACCATGGCCGCCACCCCGCAGAACCCCGCCACGCCCCGCCGCAAGGTGAGCCGTC
The DNA window shown above is from Streptomyces akebiae and carries:
- a CDS encoding putative leader peptide; the protein is MSGTGIALVSRRHVDLGRMSSAICPVS